Proteins encoded in a region of the Spirochaetota bacterium genome:
- a CDS encoding YbjN domain-containing protein yields the protein MELFDGFIAAIASEFKLKFHKTKEGAYTTTIEFDNDRSQEILITLNKDESGDRIVNYYSVIGTIKNESFELYKFALKLNSTLDYGALALLNDTLILRNSLLLKDCDPQRFMKSLFYIAAKADELEEMLITKNVY from the coding sequence ATGGAATTATTTGATGGATTTATAGCAGCGATAGCATCAGAATTTAAGTTAAAATTTCATAAAACAAAAGAAGGTGCATACACCACAACCATTGAATTTGACAATGACAGATCTCAGGAGATACTGATAACCCTCAACAAGGATGAATCTGGTGACAGAATTGTAAATTATTATTCGGTGATAGGAACCATAAAAAATGAATCGTTTGAGTTATATAAATTTGCACTTAAACTTAACAGTACTCTTGACTATGGCGCTTTAGCATTGCTCAACGATACACTGATTTTAAGAAATTCTCTTTTACTGAAAGATTGCGATCCCCAGCGGTTTATGAAATCATTATTTTACATTGCAGCTAAAGCTGATGAACTAGAAGAAATGCTCATAACTAAAAATGTGTATTAG